The DNA region TCCGTATTTTGCTTAGATGTCTATAGGACTCGTATTTGATTTTTACAAAAAATCAGTACACCCCGAAAAGGCTTCTTCCCAATTCCCTAGCTAGACAAATAATTTCAAAATCAAAACGGACTACTATATGATTTCGTCACAACGAGCCGAACTAAAGTCTGAAATTACGGCAATGCCTAGCTGGTTACGTCGTCCTATTGGCAAAGCCAGTGAAATCTCTACCGTACAACGCATTATTAAGCAGCGTCAAATTCACACGATTTGCGAAGAAGGGCGCTGTCCCAACCGGGGGGAGTGTTATGCCCAAAAAACTGCAACTTTCTTACTAATGGGGCCTACTTGCACACGGTCTTGTGCTTTTTGTCAAGTAGATAAAGGTCATGCACCGATGCCTCTTGATTTAGAGGAACCCCAAAAGGTAGCCCAGGCGGTGCAGCTTTTGGGATTACGTTATGTAGTGCTGACTTCTGTAGCCCGTGATGACTTGCCCGATCAGGGCGCAGGGCACTTTGTAGAGACGATCGCGACTATCCGCCAATTAAACCCAGAAACTCAAATTGAAGTGCTGACCCCTGATTTTTGGGGTGGTGCTGGTGTTGGGGAATCAGGTCAACGCCAGCGAATAGCGATGATTGTAAAAGCCAAACCAGCTTGTTTCAATCACAATATCGAGACAGTAAAACGGTTAACTGGGCCAGTGCGCCGGGGAGCCAAATACGATCGCTCCCTTTCGGTACTAGCTATGGTTAAAGAAATCGATTCGACAATTCCCACCAAATCAGGTTTGATGCTGGGACACGGAGAAACACTTGATGAAGTCGTTGAAGCAATGGCTGATCTAAGGGCTGTCGGGTGCGATCGCTTGACTATCGGGCAGTATATGCGTCCAACTCTTGAACATCTGCCAGTCCAAAAATATTGGACTCCAGAGGAATTCGATCAACTAGGCAGATTAGCATGGGAAATGGGATTCAACCATGTTCGTTCTGGGCCTCTGGTTCGCAGTTCCTATCATGCTGGAGAGGAGGGAGTGGGGAGTGGGGAGTAGGGAGTTGGGGATGAGGGAGCAGGGGAGGCAGGGGGAGCAGGGGGAGCAGGGGAAGACCATGCCCCCTAATGCCCCCAGTACCTAGTCCCCATTCCCCATTCCCTATTCCCCAATTCCCAACTTCACACAAATATTCTTAAAGAATTTGAATATTTGGTACACCAGTTTGGTATTTCTTAAAAAGTCCTGACATTAGGAGAATCGCATTATGACTGCAAAAACGACGAAGAATTTACCAGTTGCCGACAGTGGAGCTAAAC from Nostoc commune NIES-4072 includes:
- the lipA gene encoding lipoyl synthase, which codes for MISSQRAELKSEITAMPSWLRRPIGKASEISTVQRIIKQRQIHTICEEGRCPNRGECYAQKTATFLLMGPTCTRSCAFCQVDKGHAPMPLDLEEPQKVAQAVQLLGLRYVVLTSVARDDLPDQGAGHFVETIATIRQLNPETQIEVLTPDFWGGAGVGESGQRQRIAMIVKAKPACFNHNIETVKRLTGPVRRGAKYDRSLSVLAMVKEIDSTIPTKSGLMLGHGETLDEVVEAMADLRAVGCDRLTIGQYMRPTLEHLPVQKYWTPEEFDQLGRLAWEMGFNHVRSGPLVRSSYHAGEEGVGSGE